The following are encoded in a window of Vibrio azureus genomic DNA:
- a CDS encoding alkaline phosphatase family protein gives MSWSNHYVLPVVLSSLLTITTANASLGETPVIGTVFNSSEILKNQVASSLTYSTTFARDLSLFTIGGMTFEAYLATLPLEKETKLRVMSQIADPTYSIPLGYFLYHFYDRYTGLDDKDQFKAYLLETYDKKALTQFEHALFSLNEDHQLEEKKHAKDQAHQEGLVIDNEFIAAMVTVYDALFQIGQWQDTQQLPDHYTYLSQSQEDLELVAKIQPIVINIMQQAASGMADGDMKHAVEAIIEDNQPKNLSKPNNKAQALTITLIDFVRLNVLKGYRQFVYQDEKQQKLNQWLQTTFDEQPEKVLAFLQSQQNRRFGVQIVVDGLQQGLLEGLVDPSTPFLDQVNQRHEHFTHLYPPKSSTTPEQQQSVDFLKTLVSQNYDDPLYLPFFKQLYQDYKPSITRVGISSTPTISVRNLPIVKTGAKVSGHKGTGVPNFHFIDRNTDRAYYFFGNDALQLDKLLQENQVETMFDRLVHLKTLNCNAQYDWNAHTSYDGLVNLGVGESLRDFGEKRCLRELTQRAETEQKLSKIRQQLIQDIQGYQALSGWQFLTKLSRKWVIQQDLEKLAQLDGQGMPDYTLIYNPWPDHFAHFYGPFSDEVIMPSGELNRLDYWLRQIEGAYKKAGVYQQTLWGMAGDHGLTPVYHTLNPEKVIFKPLAEKLGYALNIKKISSDEGEGPKITNALNYPSNNDVDVIVASTAGGNFMMDLFNSRHGWEVQPIYSELINWQPINHTGKASVDIISETINDLDGTLDYLVVRETACDINQCSVRLSAKRNGKRHDEIISHKQGRYFYGNANKDSGETHLLEVQQLNPYLPQPNPRELDRFAALLQKCLHQAKREDTSTWCNGNEWRELTHFTPRPDSVIQLAKLYEEDRAGTINLFPVEGIGFNTMVPGRHAGESYLEKDAFLGFWGAPIGDNVTPLTSVANGSLAPTIFEYLTGESVKEGQNGWGFPSVLDQFDVSVQ, from the coding sequence ATGAGTTGGTCAAACCACTATGTTCTCCCTGTTGTTCTATCAAGCTTACTCACAATAACAACAGCCAATGCCTCTCTCGGAGAGACACCAGTCATCGGTACAGTCTTTAATTCCAGTGAGATCTTAAAAAACCAAGTCGCCTCTAGTCTCACTTACTCAACAACTTTTGCTCGGGATCTATCATTGTTTACGATTGGAGGGATGACTTTTGAAGCTTACCTAGCGACATTACCTCTTGAAAAAGAGACTAAGCTCAGAGTGATGTCTCAAATTGCTGATCCAACCTACTCGATCCCCCTTGGGTATTTTCTCTATCATTTTTATGACCGTTACACAGGGCTCGATGATAAAGATCAGTTTAAAGCTTACCTTCTGGAAACATACGATAAAAAGGCGCTGACTCAATTTGAACATGCGTTATTTAGCCTAAATGAAGATCATCAACTTGAAGAAAAAAAACACGCTAAAGACCAAGCTCATCAAGAAGGTCTGGTGATTGATAATGAATTTATCGCAGCAATGGTGACAGTCTATGATGCATTATTTCAAATAGGCCAATGGCAAGATACACAACAACTGCCCGATCACTACACTTATTTGAGCCAATCCCAAGAGGATCTTGAGCTTGTTGCAAAAATTCAGCCCATTGTGATCAACATAATGCAACAAGCTGCCTCAGGAATGGCTGACGGTGATATGAAGCATGCCGTAGAGGCTATCATCGAAGATAATCAACCGAAGAACCTTTCCAAGCCTAACAATAAAGCGCAAGCTCTGACGATAACACTGATTGATTTTGTGCGCTTAAATGTCTTAAAAGGATATCGTCAATTTGTGTATCAAGATGAAAAACAGCAAAAGCTGAATCAGTGGTTGCAAACAACATTCGATGAACAACCAGAAAAAGTGCTCGCTTTTTTGCAGTCACAGCAAAATCGTCGATTTGGAGTGCAAATTGTTGTGGATGGCCTGCAACAAGGATTACTCGAAGGTCTCGTTGACCCAAGTACACCTTTTTTGGATCAGGTGAATCAACGACATGAGCATTTCACTCACCTCTACCCACCCAAATCAAGTACCACTCCAGAGCAGCAACAATCTGTTGATTTTCTGAAAACGTTAGTCTCTCAAAATTATGATGACCCGCTTTATCTGCCCTTTTTTAAGCAGTTGTACCAAGACTACAAACCCTCTATTACTCGAGTTGGTATCTCTTCAACTCCAACAATAAGCGTGAGGAATCTGCCTATAGTAAAAACAGGGGCAAAGGTTTCTGGTCACAAAGGGACTGGCGTTCCTAACTTTCATTTCATCGACCGTAACACTGACCGAGCCTATTACTTTTTCGGCAATGACGCTTTACAGCTCGACAAACTTCTTCAAGAAAATCAAGTTGAGACTATGTTTGATAGGCTTGTTCACTTAAAAACACTCAACTGTAATGCCCAATATGACTGGAATGCACACACTAGCTACGACGGATTAGTGAACTTGGGAGTGGGAGAAAGCTTAAGAGACTTTGGTGAAAAACGCTGCCTCAGAGAACTGACGCAACGCGCTGAAACCGAACAAAAGCTGAGCAAAATACGTCAACAGCTGATTCAAGATATTCAAGGCTACCAAGCTCTATCCGGATGGCAGTTTTTAACTAAATTAAGCCGCAAATGGGTGATCCAACAAGATCTAGAAAAACTGGCTCAGTTAGATGGTCAAGGAATGCCTGACTACACACTGATTTATAACCCATGGCCCGATCACTTCGCCCACTTTTATGGGCCGTTCAGTGACGAAGTGATCATGCCAAGCGGTGAACTCAACAGGCTCGATTATTGGCTCCGACAAATCGAAGGGGCTTACAAAAAAGCTGGCGTTTATCAGCAAACATTGTGGGGAATGGCAGGAGATCATGGTTTAACGCCTGTTTATCACACACTTAATCCTGAAAAAGTGATTTTCAAACCACTGGCTGAAAAGCTGGGTTATGCACTTAATATTAAGAAGATTTCTTCCGATGAAGGCGAAGGCCCAAAAATAACTAATGCTCTAAATTACCCCAGCAATAATGATGTGGATGTCATCGTCGCCTCCACTGCTGGAGGGAACTTTATGATGGATCTGTTTAATTCTCGCCATGGGTGGGAAGTGCAACCTATCTACAGTGAGCTGATTAACTGGCAGCCAATTAATCACACAGGTAAAGCATCGGTCGACATTATTTCTGAAACCATCAACGATCTTGATGGTACACTCGATTACTTGGTTGTGCGAGAAACAGCTTGCGACATTAATCAATGTTCTGTTCGTCTGAGTGCTAAACGAAATGGAAAACGTCATGACGAGATCATTAGCCATAAGCAAGGGCGTTACTTCTACGGGAATGCGAACAAAGACTCTGGTGAAACTCATTTACTAGAAGTTCAGCAACTCAATCCATACTTACCTCAACCTAACCCACGTGAACTCGACCGTTTTGCTGCCTTGCTACAAAAATGTCTTCATCAAGCTAAACGAGAAGATACTTCAACATGGTGTAATGGTAATGAGTGGAGAGAGCTCACTCACTTTACACCACGACCTGATTCTGTCATTCAGCTCGCCAAACTCTATGAGGAGGACCGCGCAGGTACCATTAACTTATTCCCAGTCGAAGGCATTGGGTTTAATACCATGGTTCCTGGTCGTCATGCTGGAGAAAGCTACCTTGAAAAAGATGCTTTCTTAGGGTTCTGGGGCGCTCCAATTGGTGATAATGTGACTCCACTAACTTCTGTTGCCAATGGTTCGCTGGCGCCGACAATCTTTGAATACCTTACGGGCGAAAGCGTCAAAGAGGGCCAAAATGGCTGGGGTTTCCCATCCGTCCTAGATCAATTTGACGTTTCTGTTCAGTAA
- a CDS encoding phosphatidylinositol-specific phospholipase C gives MPFQEAVFSETTLANKEAGQTMRSSIITSIKLITLCLFSVFSQAHDDGSYLHDTQNPIWYSDWMQSIDDRVLIREMSIPGTHNSASFLGGDIVITQTLPIDEQLRSGIRFLDIRLRQVENVLAVHHGSVFQQRMFGNVLNHVRDFLIEHPTETVLMRVRNEYRGDNNNERFDETFLRYVNRYRALFWAGDNESPSLGEVRGKLVILQNFASLPEHRTGLLYNSFKIQDAWKIDSNWALYSKWEKIKFHFDWAQEQLTQGKNKGSINYLSASVGSFPYFVASGHSTPDTDGDRLFTGVLTSDDTIFTDFPRLWCMGIFCVIGFEGTNTLAANYIEGNNITFAGIVAADFPGPKLISSIIALNYAP, from the coding sequence ATGCCATTTCAAGAGGCCGTATTCAGCGAGACGACCTTAGCTAATAAAGAAGCAGGACAAACTATGCGATCTTCGATTATTACTTCCATAAAGCTCATCACTCTGTGTTTATTCTCTGTTTTCAGCCAAGCGCATGATGATGGTAGCTATCTACATGATACGCAAAACCCAATTTGGTATAGCGACTGGATGCAAAGCATTGATGACAGAGTGCTTATTCGTGAAATGAGTATTCCTGGTACACACAATTCAGCTTCATTTTTGGGAGGAGATATCGTTATTACGCAGACGCTTCCTATCGATGAACAGTTACGTTCTGGAATACGTTTTCTGGATATTCGATTAAGGCAAGTTGAAAACGTACTGGCTGTTCACCATGGCAGTGTTTTTCAGCAAAGAATGTTTGGAAATGTTTTAAACCATGTACGCGACTTTCTGATTGAGCATCCCACTGAAACGGTTTTAATGAGAGTTCGTAATGAATATAGGGGTGATAATAATAATGAACGATTTGACGAAACCTTTTTAAGATACGTAAATCGATACCGCGCATTATTTTGGGCTGGTGATAATGAGTCTCCAAGCTTGGGTGAAGTAAGAGGAAAGTTAGTGATACTGCAAAACTTTGCTAGTCTGCCTGAGCATCGTACGGGGTTATTGTACAACTCGTTTAAAATACAAGATGCTTGGAAGATTGATTCTAATTGGGCTCTTTACTCAAAATGGGAAAAGATAAAATTTCACTTTGACTGGGCGCAGGAGCAATTAACACAGGGTAAAAACAAAGGTTCTATCAATTATTTAAGTGCTTCTGTTGGTAGTTTCCCATATTTTGTTGCTAGTGGGCATAGTACGCCGGATACTGATGGCGATCGTTTATTTACCGGGGTTCTCACGTCGGACGACACAATATTTACAGATTTTCCAAGATTGTGGTGTATGGGTATATTTTGCGTTATTGGCTTTGAAGGAACTAACACATTGGCTGCAAATTATATTGAGGGAAATAACATCACGTTTGCAGGTATCGTTGCTGCTGATTTTCCCGGGCCTAAATTAATATCCAGTATTATTGCCCTAAACTACGCACCTTAA